TCCTTCGCGAACCGCTGGCTCATCGACCTGGATCATACCAATACCTGCTTGTTCCAACGCTTCGACTTCTTGTCTCAGTGCATACGCCAATTGATATGCGATATGCTCGCGCGGAATGTCTTCCCGTACAAATGACCAGTTCATGATGGTGATCGGTCCAGTCAGCATACCTTTTACAGGACGTTGTGTCTGGGACTGTGCATATTTGGTTTCTTCAACGGTCATTTCTCCGGTAAATGCAACGTCTCCGAAAATAATTGGTGGTTTTACGCAACGGGAACCGTATGATTGAACCCATCCGAATTGTGTAAAGGCAAACCCTGCAAGTTTTTCGCCAAAGAACTCTACCATGTCGGTACGCTCAAACTCACCATGTACGAGAACATCGATCTCGATGTCTTCCTGAATTTTGATCCAGATATCAATTTGATCCCGGATGAAGGCAGCATACTGCTCATTGTTCAACTCACCCTTACGCCACAATTGACGTGCTTTACGCACTTCTGCGGATTGTGGGAAGCTGCCGATAGTCGTTGTTGGGAAAAGTGGCAATTTCCATTTGTCCTGCTGCGCGATATGACGCTCGGCAAACGGACGGGAACGTTCCGGCTGTTGAACGCTGAGTGTAGCCACGGCTTCTTGAACAGCAACACGATTGCGCTCTTCAGATTGCTGGAGAGCCTGGATCGTACGATCGGAATTTTCAATTTCAGCGATGATTTCAGCGTTTCTTGAAGACAATGCTTTCGTCAACAGAACGATCTCGTCCAACTTTTCATCTGCAAACGCCAGAGCATTTTTCAGTTCGGATGTGAGTTTAGTTTCACGCTCTGTCGTTACCGGAACATGAAGCAAACTGCATGAGGATTGCACGATTAAACGTTCAGGTGTCACGAGTTCAGCCAGTTCATCCAACAGCTTCAGTTTTCCTGGCAAAGAGGCTTTCCAGATCCCACGGCCGTCAATAACCCCAGCACCCAAAACTTTATCCGCTGGGAAACCGGACGCTTGAATGGACTGAATGTTACCCGTAGCTCCATGTACAAAATCAAGTCCGATACCTTGAACCGGTAGGGCAACAATGTTGCTATAGTTCTCTACGGATTCAAAGTAGGTTTGCAGCATAATGTTCAGACCTGGTACAGCAGATGCAAAC
This window of the Paenibacillus marchantiae genome carries:
- the metE gene encoding 5-methyltetrahydropteroyltriglutamate--homocysteine S-methyltransferase, which codes for MAKSSVLGYPRIGADREWKKALEAFWSGKLEETDFQAKLQEIRLDHLRKQQEKGIDLIPVNDFSYYDHILDTAVMFGIVPKRFAYDGGAVPLSVYYGIARGTKDAAASEMTKWFNTNYHYIVPELDGASPALTENKPLIAYREAKEKLGIEGKPVLVGPLTFLKLSKGYDKSETNAWLDRLLPLYVQVLQELANEGVQWVQIDEPILVTKTSDADLELLSKIYETFASAVPGLNIMLQTYFESVENYSNIVALPVQGIGLDFVHGATGNIQSIQASGFPADKVLGAGVIDGRGIWKASLPGKLKLLDELAELVTPERLIVQSSCSLLHVPVTTERETKLTSELKNALAFADEKLDEIVLLTKALSSRNAEIIAEIENSDRTIQALQQSEERNRVAVQEAVATLSVQQPERSRPFAERHIAQQDKWKLPLFPTTTIGSFPQSAEVRKARQLWRKGELNNEQYAAFIRDQIDIWIKIQEDIEIDVLVHGEFERTDMVEFFGEKLAGFAFTQFGWVQSYGSRCVKPPIIFGDVAFTGEMTVEETKYAQSQTQRPVKGMLTGPITIMNWSFVREDIPREHIAYQLAYALRQEVEALEQAGIGMIQVDEPAVREGLPLKENEQADYLAWAVKAFRISTCTVQDTTQIHTHMCYCEFHDMIDSIEAMDADVISIETSRSHGELIHSFELNTYKLGIGLGVYDIHSPRVPSVDEMTSMIERALRVLDPKLFWINPDCGLKTRGLEETVASLRNMVDATKIAREKHVATTV